From the genome of Candidatus Eisenbacteria bacterium, one region includes:
- a CDS encoding branched-chain amino acid ABC transporter permease encodes MSEFLQQLVNGVTWGSVYALIALGYTMVYGILRLINFAHGDVYMLGAFFGLYAARWMGAARDPNIAQALAVLAIAMAGCGVVGYVIERFAYKPVRRSSRLAALITAIGVSLLLENGGILLFGADPKFFPQIIAPKNLALGGGVTISNQQIIILVVSLGLMLGLRFIVLNTRVGKAMRAVSHSHTAAALMGISVDRIISFTFVLGSVLAAAAGVLVALQNPKIEPLMGIMPGLKAFVAAVLGGIGNIPGAVLGGLVMGIAEVMVVGYLSPTYRDAIAFVLLIVILLVRPAGILGKATAEKV; translated from the coding sequence ATGGTCTACGGCATCCTGCGCCTCATCAATTTCGCCCACGGCGACGTGTACATGCTGGGCGCCTTCTTCGGGCTCTACGCCGCGCGGTGGATGGGGGCGGCGCGTGATCCGAACATCGCGCAGGCCCTGGCCGTGCTGGCGATCGCGATGGCGGGATGCGGTGTCGTGGGCTACGTCATCGAGCGCTTCGCCTACAAACCGGTGCGGCGTTCTTCGCGCCTCGCCGCGCTGATCACCGCGATCGGCGTTTCGCTGCTGCTCGAGAACGGCGGCATCCTGCTGTTCGGCGCCGATCCCAAGTTCTTCCCTCAGATCATCGCGCCCAAGAACCTCGCGCTCGGCGGGGGGGTGACGATCTCGAACCAGCAGATCATCATTCTCGTGGTCTCGCTCGGCCTCATGCTGGGGCTGCGCTTCATCGTCCTCAACACCCGGGTCGGCAAAGCGATGCGCGCGGTGTCGCACAGCCACACCGCCGCGGCGCTCATGGGCATCTCCGTAGACCGCATCATCTCCTTCACCTTCGTGCTCGGCTCCGTGCTGGCCGCCGCCGCGGGCGTGCTGGTGGCCCTGCAGAACCCGAAGATCGAGCCGCTCATGGGCATCATGCCGGGACTCAAGGCCTTCGTTGCCGCGGTGCTGGGCGGGATCGGCAACATCCCGGGGGCGGTGCTCGGCGGGCTGGTGATGGGAATCGCCGAGGTCATGGTGGTGGGCTACCTGTCGCCGACCTATCGGGACGCGATCGCCTTCGTCCTGCTCATCGTGATCCTGCTGGTGCGCCCGGCCGGCATCCTCGGCAAGGCCACGGCCGAGAAGGTGTGA